The following coding sequences are from one Betaproteobacteria bacterium window:
- a CDS encoding DUF3422 domain-containing protein, giving the protein MNLTQHPLRQRLNDEVHARPPVPVEAPVLVSFLAILHDEALPNGDRAHLGALYERLGKPLEPSADAAHLIIDAGAFLLKWERHGEFSTYTFFKTPQQAPGSGETALAAVPSDWVQAIPGQLLAATHLEVLDAATTNPQALLATLTAPGETVVASKIAGNAAWMFTDFRIHEGFSRFTVVNETLDRLRAGRTVQRLLELEIYRVMALLAFPVAKGVVRLLNPAEEKLARLIDRMASSDSPEDERAVLDDLTSLAAAVEHSVASTNFRFGAAAAYYRLVQQRVAELKESHIPGMPTIRGFMERRLAPALNTCSAVARRQEDLSARIARTSQLLRTRVDLELERQNQEVLAQMNRRAKLQLRLQETVEGLSVVVLTYYGSQLVQYLTKGTKELHHLNPDVVTALSIPVIAGLVAWGTHRMRKKLAAEEGGGH; this is encoded by the coding sequence ATGAACCTCACCCAGCACCCCCTGCGCCAGCGCCTCAACGACGAGGTCCACGCCCGCCCGCCGGTTCCGGTGGAAGCCCCCGTGCTGGTCAGCTTCCTGGCCATCCTGCACGACGAAGCCCTCCCCAACGGCGACCGCGCCCACCTGGGCGCGCTTTACGAGCGCCTGGGCAAGCCCCTGGAGCCCAGCGCCGACGCCGCCCACCTCATCATCGACGCCGGCGCCTTCCTGCTCAAATGGGAACGCCACGGCGAATTCTCCACCTACACCTTCTTCAAGACCCCGCAACAGGCACCCGGCAGCGGCGAAACCGCCCTCGCGGCGGTGCCTTCGGACTGGGTCCAGGCCATCCCCGGGCAATTGCTCGCCGCCACCCACCTCGAAGTCCTGGACGCCGCCACCACCAACCCCCAGGCCCTGCTGGCCACCCTGACCGCCCCCGGCGAAACCGTGGTGGCCTCGAAGATCGCCGGCAACGCCGCCTGGATGTTCACCGATTTCCGCATCCACGAAGGCTTTTCCCGCTTTACCGTGGTCAACGAAACCCTGGACCGCCTGCGCGCCGGCCGTACCGTGCAGCGCCTCCTGGAACTGGAAATCTACCGCGTCATGGCCCTGCTGGCCTTCCCCGTCGCCAAGGGCGTCGTGCGCCTGCTCAACCCGGCGGAGGAAAAACTCGCCCGGCTCATCGACCGCATGGCGTCCTCCGATTCACCGGAAGACGAACGCGCCGTCCTCGACGACCTCACCAGCCTCGCCGCCGCAGTCGAGCACTCCGTCGCCAGCACCAATTTCCGCTTCGGCGCGGCCGCGGCCTACTACCGCCTCGTGCAGCAGCGGGTCGCGGAACTGAAGGAAAGCCACATCCCCGGAATGCCCACCATCCGCGGCTTCATGGAACGCCGCCTGGCCCCGGCGCTCAACACCTGCTCCGCCGTTGCCCGCCGCCAGGAAGACCTCTCCGCCCGCATCGCCCGCACCAGCCAGCTCCTGCGCACCCGGGTGGACCTGGAACTGGAGCGCCAGAACCAGGAAGTCCTCGCCCAGATGAACCGCCGTGCCAAGCTGCAACTGCGCCTGCAGGAAACCGTCGAAGGCCTCTCCGTCGTCGTCCTCACCTACTACGGCTCGCAACTGGTGCAATACCTGACCAAAGGCACCAAGGAACTGCACCACCTCAACCCGGACGTGGTGACCGCCCTTTCCATCCCCGTCATCGCCGGCCTGGTGGCCTGGGGGACGCACCGCATGCGGAAGAAGTTGGCGGCGGAGGAGGGTGGGGGGCATTGA
- a CDS encoding type II toxin-antitoxin system VapC family toxin: MLHMLDTDTASYLIKGKSPAVESRLTALAPSMVCISVMTRAELQYGLKRLPADHRLQLAVRQFLKIVRTLPWDAEAADWYASIRHQLLSTGQPIGEMDMMIAAHSLSAGAVLVTNNGRHYERIEAPLILENWA, from the coding sequence ATGCTGCACATGCTGGATACCGATACGGCGAGCTACCTCATCAAGGGCAAATCGCCGGCAGTCGAGAGTCGCCTGACTGCCTTGGCGCCGTCGATGGTCTGCATCTCGGTGATGACGCGGGCCGAGTTGCAATACGGGCTGAAGCGCTTGCCCGCCGACCATCGCCTGCAGCTGGCAGTCCGTCAGTTTCTCAAGATCGTCCGCACCTTGCCCTGGGATGCCGAGGCGGCCGACTGGTATGCCAGCATCCGTCACCAGCTCCTCAGCACCGGTCAGCCCATCGGGGAAATGGACATGATGATCGCCGCCCATTCACTCTCGGCGGGCGCGGTACTGGTCACCAACAACGGTCGCCATTACGAGCGGATCGAAGCGCCGTTGATCCTGGAAAACTGGGCATGA
- a CDS encoding glutaredoxin family protein — MRILFLLVMLISLPAVAQVYRWVDSAGRVNFTDTPPPGSAKNVSRDKEADPATENQSFATRRAAENFPVTLYTAPDCIAECRQARDLLTGRGVPFSEKMVQKPEDMEELKQLVGDAFVPSLRVGKQSARGFVASAYHNLLDLAGYPSTTLSAGKPPAAAP, encoded by the coding sequence ATGAGAATCCTGTTCTTGCTTGTCATGCTCATCAGCCTGCCTGCCGTCGCCCAGGTCTATCGCTGGGTGGACTCGGCCGGCAGAGTCAATTTCACCGACACCCCGCCGCCGGGCAGCGCGAAGAATGTCTCCCGCGACAAGGAGGCCGACCCGGCGACCGAAAACCAGTCCTTTGCCACCCGCCGCGCCGCGGAGAATTTCCCCGTCACCCTCTACACCGCGCCTGACTGCATCGCCGAATGCAGGCAGGCCCGGGATCTCCTCACCGGGCGGGGCGTCCCCTTCAGCGAGAAGATGGTCCAGAAGCCCGAGGACATGGAGGAACTGAAGCAACTGGTCGGCGACGCCTTCGTGCCTTCCCTCAGGGTGGGCAAGCAGTCGGCGCGCGGCTTCGTGGCTTCGGCCTACCATAACCTCCTCGATTTGGCGGGCTATCCCTCGACCACGCTCTCGGCTGGCAAACCCCCCGCCGCAGCGCCCTGA
- a CDS encoding phosphoribosylaminoimidazolesuccinocarboxamide synthase, whose protein sequence is MTAPLFNSTLTSLPLLSRGKVRDIYAVDADRLLIVTTDRLSAFDVILPDPIPKKGAVLTAVADFWFAKLSHIVPNQLTGIDPESVVAAAEREQVRGRAVVVKRLKPLPIEAVVRGYVIGSGWKDYQASGAICGIALPPGLPMAARLPSPIFTPATKADVGDHDENISFAQAQANCAAALAGALAGSGRNGAELCAQARSAALALYEEAASYARGRGILIADTKFEFGIDAAGTLHLIDEALTPDSSRFWPADQYREGSNPPSYDKQFVRDYLETLDWKKKAPGPRLPAEVIARTAAKYLEACERLTGRTL, encoded by the coding sequence GTGACCGCCCCTCTCTTCAATTCCACCCTCACCAGCCTTCCCCTCCTTTCCCGAGGCAAGGTGCGCGATATCTATGCCGTCGATGCCGACCGCCTGCTGATCGTCACCACCGACCGCCTTTCCGCCTTCGACGTCATCCTGCCCGACCCCATCCCCAAGAAGGGCGCGGTGCTGACGGCGGTGGCGGATTTCTGGTTTGCGAAGCTGAGCCACATCGTCCCCAACCAGCTCACCGGAATCGATCCGGAAAGCGTCGTTGCCGCCGCCGAGCGGGAGCAGGTGCGGGGCCGGGCGGTGGTGGTGAAGCGCCTGAAGCCCCTGCCCATCGAGGCGGTGGTGCGGGGCTACGTCATCGGTTCCGGCTGGAAGGATTACCAGGCCAGCGGCGCCATTTGCGGCATTGCCCTGCCGCCCGGCCTGCCGATGGCCGCCCGGCTGCCCAGCCCCATTTTTACCCCGGCCACCAAGGCCGACGTGGGCGATCACGACGAGAACATTTCCTTCGCCCAGGCCCAGGCCAACTGCGCCGCCGCCCTGGCGGGGGCCCTGGCCGGCAGCGGCAGGAACGGCGCCGAGCTGTGCGCCCAGGCCCGCAGCGCCGCCCTGGCCCTCTACGAAGAGGCGGCCAGCTACGCCCGCGGCCGCGGCATCCTCATTGCCGACACCAAGTTCGAATTCGGCATCGACGCCGCCGGCACCCTGCACCTGATCGACGAGGCCCTCACCCCGGATTCTTCCCGCTTCTGGCCTGCCGACCAGTATCGCGAAGGCAGCAACCCGCCTTCCTACGACAAGCAGTTCGTGCGCGATTACCTGGAAACCCTGGACTGGAAGAAGAAGGCTCCGGGGCCCCGGCTACCGGCCGAAGTCATCGCCCGCACGGCGGCAAAATATCTCGAAGCCTGCGAACGGCTCACGGGAAGAACGCTGTAG
- a CDS encoding fructose-bisphosphate aldolase class II — MPLVSMRQLLDHAAENGYGLPAFNVNNMEQVWAICEAAHQLDAPVIMQASAGARKYAGEPFLRHQILAALEAYPHLPIVMHQDHGQSPAVCMSAIKSGFTSVMMDGSLQADGKTVASYEYNVEVSREVVKFAHSIGVSVEAELGVLGSLETMKGDKEDGHGAEGTMTREQLLTDVEQAADFVKQTQCDALAIAIGTSHGAYKFTKKPTGDILAIDRIAEIHARIPNTHLVMHGSSSVPQELLAEIREFGGDMKETYGVPVEEIVRGIKHGVRKVNIDTDIRLAMTGAIRRYFAENPAKFDPRDYLKPAREAAKKICLARYEAFGCAGRASQIKVVPLEKMAERYAKGELNQIVK, encoded by the coding sequence ATGCCCCTCGTGTCCATGCGCCAACTGCTCGACCACGCCGCCGAAAACGGTTACGGCCTGCCCGCCTTCAACGTGAACAACATGGAGCAGGTCTGGGCCATTTGCGAAGCCGCCCACCAGCTCGACGCGCCGGTCATCATGCAAGCCTCCGCCGGGGCCCGTAAGTACGCCGGCGAACCCTTCCTGCGCCACCAGATCCTGGCCGCCCTGGAAGCCTACCCCCACCTGCCCATCGTCATGCATCAGGACCACGGCCAGAGCCCGGCGGTGTGCATGAGCGCCATCAAGTCCGGCTTCACCTCGGTGATGATGGACGGCTCGCTCCAGGCCGACGGCAAGACCGTCGCCTCCTACGAATACAACGTCGAAGTCTCCCGCGAAGTGGTCAAGTTCGCCCACTCCATCGGCGTTTCCGTCGAAGCCGAGCTGGGCGTTCTGGGTTCCCTGGAAACCATGAAGGGCGACAAGGAAGACGGCCACGGCGCCGAGGGCACCATGACCCGCGAGCAGCTCCTCACCGACGTCGAGCAGGCCGCCGACTTCGTCAAGCAGACCCAGTGCGACGCCCTGGCCATCGCCATCGGCACCAGCCACGGCGCCTACAAGTTCACCAAGAAGCCCACCGGCGATATCCTGGCCATCGACCGCATCGCCGAAATCCACGCCCGCATCCCCAACACCCACCTGGTGATGCACGGCTCCTCCAGCGTGCCCCAGGAACTCCTGGCCGAGATCCGCGAATTCGGCGGCGACATGAAGGAAACCTACGGCGTGCCCGTGGAGGAAATCGTCCGCGGCATCAAGCACGGCGTGCGCAAGGTCAATATCGACACCGACATCCGCCTGGCCATGACCGGCGCCATCCGCCGCTACTTCGCCGAGAACCCCGCCAAGTTCGACCCCCGCGATTACCTGAAGCCCGCCCGGGAAGCTGCCAAGAAGATCTGCCTGGCCCGCTACGAAGCCTTCGGCTGTGCCGGCCGCGCCAGCCAGATCAAGGTCGTCCCCCTGGAAAAGATGGCCGAGCGCTACGCCAAGGGCGAGCTGAACCAGATCGTCAAGTAA
- a CDS encoding M3 family metallopeptidase yields MTAANPLLAFACPDHLLALPRFDAIAPEHVGPAVETLLADARGLQERLTSAAVPATWDDFAGPLADGIEHLSRAWGIVGHLHAVNDTPPWREAYNAMLPEVTRFYTELGQDLKLFDKYRALRAGPEYAGLSAARRRIVDNEIRDFRLSGAELPDDQKPRFKAIMEELAGLAAKFQENLLDATNAFAETVTDAALLAGLPPDALEAARTAAEKAGSAGWRFTLQAPSYGPVMQYAENRDLRARLYRAYATRAAEFHEGSSKPEWDNTPVMQRMLELRLEDARMLGYANFAEVSLVPKMADSPSQVLAFLRELASKARPFAERDYAELRQFAADNLGLATLEPWDVAFASERLLQARYAFSEQEVKQYFAEPAVLAGLFRVIEELFGVHVKPDTAPVWHGEVRFYRLETPAGELVGQFYLDLYARETKRGGAWMDEAQGRRRCTAGMQTPIAYLNCNFSAPVGGKPATFTHDEVITLFHETGHGLHHLLTRVDELGVSGIHGVEWDAVELPSQFMENYCWEWPVVERMTAHAETGAPLPRALFDKMLAARNFQSGLQTVRQLEFSLFDMLLHADFDPAGEGSGMALLETVRNEVAVIRPPAWQRFPNSFSHIFGGGYAAGYFSYKWAEVLSADAYAAFEEAGDPFDAATGRRFLEEILSVGGARPALESFTAFRGREPRVDALLRHSGMIAA; encoded by the coding sequence ATGACCGCTGCCAATCCGCTCCTCGCCTTCGCCTGCCCCGATCATCTGCTCGCCCTGCCCCGCTTCGACGCCATTGCCCCCGAGCACGTCGGGCCGGCCGTCGAAACCCTGCTGGCCGACGCCCGCGGGCTGCAGGAACGGCTCACGTCCGCCGCCGTCCCGGCCACCTGGGACGACTTTGCCGGCCCCCTGGCCGACGGCATCGAACACCTGTCGCGGGCCTGGGGCATCGTCGGCCACCTGCACGCGGTCAATGACACGCCCCCCTGGCGGGAGGCGTACAACGCCATGCTGCCGGAGGTGACCCGCTTCTACACCGAACTGGGCCAGGATCTGAAGCTGTTCGACAAGTACCGGGCCCTGCGCGCCGGGCCGGAATACGCCGGCCTTTCCGCCGCCCGCCGCCGCATCGTCGATAACGAAATCCGCGATTTCCGCCTCTCCGGCGCCGAATTGCCCGACGACCAGAAGCCGCGCTTCAAGGCCATCATGGAAGAACTGGCCGGCCTGGCCGCCAAGTTCCAGGAAAACCTGCTGGACGCCACCAACGCCTTTGCCGAAACCGTCACCGACGCGGCGCTCCTCGCCGGCCTGCCGCCCGACGCCCTGGAAGCCGCCCGCACGGCAGCGGAAAAGGCCGGCAGCGCCGGCTGGCGCTTCACCCTCCAGGCCCCCTCCTACGGCCCGGTGATGCAGTACGCGGAAAACCGCGATCTGCGCGCCCGGCTCTACCGCGCCTACGCCACCCGGGCAGCGGAATTCCACGAGGGTTCGAGCAAGCCGGAATGGGACAACACGCCGGTCATGCAGCGCATGCTGGAACTGCGCCTGGAAGACGCCCGCATGCTGGGTTACGCCAATTTCGCCGAAGTCTCCCTGGTGCCCAAGATGGCCGATTCCCCCAGCCAGGTGCTGGCCTTCCTGCGCGAACTGGCCAGCAAGGCCCGCCCCTTCGCCGAAAGGGATTACGCCGAACTGCGCCAGTTCGCCGCCGATAACCTGGGCCTCGCCACCCTGGAGCCCTGGGACGTGGCCTTCGCCTCGGAGCGGCTGCTCCAGGCCCGCTACGCCTTCTCGGAGCAGGAGGTGAAGCAGTATTTCGCCGAACCCGCCGTGCTGGCCGGGCTATTCCGAGTCATCGAAGAATTGTTCGGCGTGCACGTCAAGCCCGACACGGCGCCGGTCTGGCACGGGGAGGTGCGCTTCTACCGCCTGGAAACCCCGGCCGGCGAACTGGTGGGCCAGTTCTACCTCGACCTCTACGCCCGGGAAACCAAGCGGGGCGGGGCCTGGATGGACGAGGCCCAGGGCCGTCGCCGCTGTACCGCCGGCATGCAGACCCCCATCGCCTACCTCAACTGCAATTTCTCCGCCCCGGTGGGGGGCAAGCCCGCCACCTTCACCCACGACGAAGTCATCACCCTGTTCCACGAAACCGGCCACGGCCTGCACCACCTGCTCACCCGGGTGGACGAGTTGGGCGTTTCCGGCATCCATGGCGTCGAATGGGACGCCGTCGAACTGCCTTCCCAGTTCATGGAGAACTACTGCTGGGAGTGGCCCGTCGTCGAGCGCATGACCGCCCACGCCGAAACCGGCGCGCCCCTGCCGCGCGCCCTCTTCGACAAGATGCTGGCGGCCAGGAATTTCCAGAGCGGTCTGCAGACCGTGCGCCAACTGGAGTTCTCCCTCTTCGACATGCTCCTGCACGCCGACTTCGACCCGGCCGGCGAGGGTTCGGGCATGGCCCTGCTGGAGACCGTGCGCAACGAGGTGGCCGTCATCCGCCCCCCCGCCTGGCAGCGCTTTCCCAATAGTTTTTCGCACATTTTCGGCGGCGGCTACGCGGCCGGGTATTTCAGCTACAAGTGGGCCGAGGTGCTTTCGGCCGACGCCTACGCCGCCTTCGAGGAGGCCGGCGACCCCTTCGACGCCGCCACCGGGCGGCGCTTCCTGGAGGAAATCCTTTCCGTCGGCGGCGCCCGCCCGGCCCTCGAATCCTTCACCGCCTTCCGCGGCCGCGAGCCCCGGGTGGACGCGCTGCTGCGCCATAGCGGTATGATTGCGGCGTAA
- a CDS encoding AbrB/MazE/SpoVT family DNA-binding domain-containing protein: MIETRIAKLFKNGASQAVRLPAEFRFEGAEVYATRDDATGDVVLSTRPGAKTWSGFFELLHSVEVPADFMAERPLNVLPPERGVFDDETAPDTDGKR, encoded by the coding sequence ATGATCGAAACCCGCATCGCCAAACTCTTCAAGAACGGCGCCAGTCAGGCGGTTCGTCTTCCGGCCGAGTTTCGCTTCGAAGGCGCCGAGGTCTATGCCACCCGTGACGACGCAACCGGCGATGTCGTGCTGTCGACCCGGCCGGGCGCCAAGACCTGGAGTGGGTTCTTCGAGTTGTTGCATTCCGTCGAAGTGCCTGCCGACTTCATGGCCGAGCGCCCGCTGAATGTGCTGCCGCCAGAACGCGGCGTCTTTGATGACGAGACCGCCCCCGATACCGACGGGAAGCGGTAA
- the pyk gene encoding pyruvate kinase translates to MQRSTKIVATLGPASSDEAVLRRMVLAGVDIVRLNFSHGTAEDHAARVKLLRAITKDTGRTVGIMADLQGPKIRVGKFEHGKVELAAGAPFILDVTCKLGNQERVGLDYPELIDDVEPGVVLLLDDGRIVLDIVAVHSQEIVTTVRVGGVLSNNKGINRQGGGLTAPALTSKDRQDIRTAAELGVDFVAVSFPKNGDDMRQARKLLTRAGSTALLVAKIERAEALGALPDICEASDALMVARGDLAVEVGDAAVPALQKKIIRSAREHNKLAITATQMMESMITSPVPTRAEVSDVANAVLDGTDAVMLSAETASGKYPVETIESMARICLEAEKSAEVTLDNDFLDRIFTRIDQSIAMAAIWTAHHLKVKAIAALTQSGSTALWMSRLNSGVPIYALTPEVSSRYKMSLYRDVFPLLMKQKHIDRDRLLWEAEQLLIDQGVVQAGDLIVLTIGEPIGSSGGTNTMKIVRVGEHPQPKP, encoded by the coding sequence GTGCAGCGTTCCACCAAGATTGTCGCCACCCTGGGCCCCGCCTCCAGCGACGAGGCTGTTCTGCGCCGCATGGTCCTGGCGGGGGTCGACATCGTCCGCCTCAACTTCTCCCACGGCACCGCCGAGGACCACGCCGCCCGGGTCAAGCTGCTGCGGGCCATCACCAAGGATACCGGCCGCACCGTCGGCATCATGGCTGATCTGCAAGGGCCCAAGATTCGCGTCGGCAAATTCGAGCACGGCAAGGTGGAACTCGCCGCCGGCGCCCCCTTCATCCTCGACGTCACCTGCAAGCTGGGCAATCAGGAGCGGGTCGGCCTCGACTATCCGGAACTGATCGACGACGTGGAACCCGGCGTGGTCCTGCTGCTGGACGACGGCCGCATCGTGCTCGACATCGTCGCGGTCCACAGTCAGGAGATCGTCACCACCGTGCGCGTCGGCGGCGTGCTCTCCAACAACAAGGGCATCAACCGCCAGGGGGGCGGCCTCACGGCGCCGGCCCTGACCAGCAAGGACCGCCAGGACATCCGCACCGCTGCCGAACTGGGGGTCGATTTCGTCGCCGTCTCCTTCCCCAAGAACGGCGACGACATGCGCCAGGCGAGGAAGCTCCTCACCCGTGCCGGCTCCACTGCGCTCCTCGTCGCCAAGATCGAGCGGGCCGAGGCCCTCGGCGCCCTGCCGGACATCTGCGAGGCCTCCGACGCCCTCATGGTGGCCCGCGGCGACCTGGCCGTGGAAGTGGGCGACGCGGCCGTCCCCGCCCTGCAAAAGAAGATCATCCGCAGCGCCCGGGAACACAACAAACTGGCCATCACCGCCACCCAGATGATGGAATCCATGATCACCAGCCCGGTGCCCACCCGGGCCGAGGTCTCCGACGTGGCCAACGCCGTCCTCGACGGCACCGACGCGGTAATGCTTTCCGCCGAGACCGCCTCCGGCAAATACCCGGTGGAGACCATCGAATCCATGGCCCGCATCTGCCTGGAAGCCGAGAAGTCCGCCGAAGTCACCCTGGACAACGACTTTCTCGACCGCATCTTCACCCGCATCGACCAGTCCATCGCCATGGCCGCCATCTGGACGGCCCACCACCTCAAGGTCAAGGCCATCGCCGCCCTCACCCAGTCCGGCTCCACCGCCCTGTGGATGAGCCGGTTGAACTCCGGGGTGCCCATCTACGCTCTAACCCCGGAAGTGAGCTCCCGCTACAAGATGAGCCTCTACCGCGACGTCTTTCCCCTGCTCATGAAGCAGAAACACATCGACCGCGACCGCCTGCTCTGGGAAGCCGAGCAATTGCTCATCGACCAGGGCGTGGTCCAGGCGGGCGACCTCATCGTGCTGACCATCGGCGAGCCCATCGGCTCCTCCGGCGGCACCAACACCATGAAGATCGTCCGCGTCGGCGAACACCCGCAACCCAAACCCTGA
- the xth gene encoding exodeoxyribonuclease III produces MRVATWNVNSLNVRLPHLLDWLGEQSPDVLCLQETKLEDGRFPREAIEAAGYRVAFSGQKTYNGVALLARQEIGEVQCGNPHFPDAQKRLIAGTVGDVRVICAYVPNGQAVGSDKYRYKLDWLAALLPWVRQELEAHPRLVLTGDFNIAPDDRDVHDPAAWAGQILCSDAERSAWREILALGLHDSFRLFEQPEKTFSWWDYRMLGFQKNLGLRIDHVLLSEPLARCCRQSAIDRAPRKRERPSDHAPAYVDLA; encoded by the coding sequence ATGCGCGTTGCCACCTGGAACGTCAATTCCCTCAATGTCCGCCTGCCCCATCTGCTGGACTGGCTGGGCGAGCAGAGTCCCGACGTGCTGTGCCTGCAGGAAACCAAGCTCGAAGATGGGCGCTTCCCGCGGGAAGCGATCGAGGCCGCGGGATATCGGGTGGCCTTTTCGGGGCAGAAGACCTACAACGGCGTCGCCCTGCTGGCCCGGCAGGAAATCGGCGAGGTGCAGTGCGGCAACCCGCATTTTCCCGACGCGCAGAAGCGCCTGATCGCCGGGACGGTCGGCGACGTCCGCGTCATCTGCGCCTACGTGCCTAACGGCCAGGCGGTGGGCAGCGACAAGTACCGCTACAAGCTGGACTGGCTTGCCGCCCTCCTCCCCTGGGTGCGCCAGGAACTGGAGGCCCACCCCCGGCTGGTGCTGACAGGCGATTTCAACATCGCCCCCGATGACCGGGACGTGCACGACCCCGCCGCCTGGGCCGGCCAGATTCTCTGTTCCGACGCCGAACGGTCCGCCTGGCGCGAAATCCTCGCCCTGGGCCTGCACGACAGCTTCCGACTCTTCGAACAACCGGAGAAGACGTTCTCCTGGTGGGACTACCGCATGCTGGGCTTTCAGAAGAATCTTGGCCTGCGCATCGACCACGTCCTGCTTTCGGAGCCCCTGGCCCGGTGCTGCCGCCAGTCCGCCATCGACCGGGCGCCGCGCAAGCGCGAGCGGCCGTCGGACCACGCCCCCGCCTACGTCGATCTCGCGTGA
- a CDS encoding DUF2189 domain-containing protein, whose product MKHGVLESPLGQPAVRRVGRDRPAAWLYKGWQDLKANPLPSLAYGLLFGLCGDAMLLASVTHPHLFTVAISGFVIVAPVLSAGLYELSRQREGGGKPAFIESLPRLKEKAEPLAAFGLGVGLLAFFWERISAVMFGVLGGTSGIETTHFITQIVLSGNHRGFVAAWFIIGAILALLAFAVSVVSVPLMLDREVGPLTAVSTSLRAFSLNLETLVLWAALIVALTLLGFVTLLFGLILFMPLLGHASWHAYRDMVV is encoded by the coding sequence ATGAAGCACGGCGTTCTCGAATCGCCCCTCGGCCAGCCCGCCGTCCGCCGCGTCGGTCGCGACCGACCCGCCGCCTGGCTTTACAAGGGCTGGCAGGACCTCAAGGCCAACCCCCTGCCCAGCCTGGCCTACGGCCTGCTCTTCGGCCTGTGCGGCGATGCCATGCTCCTGGCCAGCGTCACCCACCCCCACCTGTTCACGGTGGCCATTTCCGGCTTCGTCATCGTGGCGCCGGTGCTGTCCGCGGGGCTTTACGAACTCTCCCGCCAGCGGGAGGGGGGCGGCAAACCCGCTTTCATCGAATCCCTGCCCCGGCTCAAGGAAAAGGCCGAGCCCCTGGCGGCCTTCGGTCTCGGCGTGGGCCTGCTGGCCTTCTTCTGGGAACGCATTTCGGCGGTCATGTTCGGCGTCCTGGGGGGGACTTCGGGCATCGAGACCACCCACTTCATCACCCAGATCGTCCTCTCCGGCAACCACCGCGGCTTCGTCGCCGCCTGGTTCATCATCGGCGCCATCCTCGCCCTGCTGGCCTTCGCGGTCAGCGTCGTTTCCGTACCCCTCATGCTCGACCGCGAAGTCGGCCCCCTGACGGCGGTGTCCACCAGTCTGCGGGCCTTCTCCCTCAATCTGGAAACCCTGGTCCTGTGGGCCGCCCTCATCGTCGCCCTGACCCTGCTCGGCTTCGTCACCCTGCTCTTCGGCCTCATCCTCTTCATGCCGCTGCTGGGTCATGCCTCGTGGCATGCCTATCGCGACATGGTCGTCTAG